In one Bacteroidota bacterium genomic region, the following are encoded:
- a CDS encoding type B 50S ribosomal protein L31: protein MKKDIHPKNYRFVVFKDISTDYAFMSKSAVDTKDTIKWEDGNEYPLVKLEISHMSHPFYTGKMKLVDTAGRVDKFRTRYDKAKKAPDQK, encoded by the coding sequence ATGAAAAAAGACATCCACCCAAAAAATTACCGTTTCGTCGTATTTAAAGATATCTCTACCGACTATGCTTTTATGAGCAAATCAGCGGTAGACACCAAAGACACTATCAAGTGGGAAGACGGTAACGAATATCCCCTCGTGAAACTTGAAATCTCTCATATGAGTCATCCGTTTTATACCGGAAAGATGAAATTGGTAGATACTGCAGGTCGTGTTGATAAGTTCCGTACCCGCTACGACAAGGCTAAAAAAGCCCCCGATCAGAAATAA
- the recA gene encoding recombinase RecA, producing the protein MATEASEAKEKLKVLQLAIDKIEKTYGKGTIMRMGDEAVEAVEAIPTGSITLDSSLGIGGYPKGRVIEIYGPESSGKTTLAIHAIANVQKAGGIAAFIDAEHAFDRFYAQKLGVDIENLLISQPDNGEQALEIADNLIRSGAIDIIVIDSVAALTPKSEIEGEMGESKMGLQARLMSQALRKLTGSISRTGCCCVFINQLREKIGVMFGNPETTTGGNALKFYASIRLDIRRIGQIKDGEHVVGNRTKVKVVKNKVAPPFRTAEFDIMYGEGISKLGEIVDLGVENNVIKKAGSWFSYGDTKIGQGRDAVKQMLSDNPELCDEIEAKIRAAIAEKAKN; encoded by the coding sequence ATGGCAACAGAAGCATCAGAAGCGAAAGAGAAACTAAAAGTTTTACAACTCGCAATCGACAAGATTGAAAAGACCTATGGAAAGGGGACCATCATGCGGATGGGAGATGAGGCAGTAGAAGCGGTAGAGGCAATTCCTACCGGATCCATTACATTAGATAGTTCACTGGGAATTGGTGGTTATCCGAAGGGAAGAGTGATTGAAATTTATGGTCCTGAATCATCAGGTAAAACAACGCTCGCGATTCATGCGATTGCCAACGTACAAAAGGCCGGTGGTATCGCTGCGTTTATCGATGCGGAACATGCTTTCGATCGTTTCTATGCACAGAAGTTGGGTGTAGACATCGAGAATTTATTGATTTCGCAACCTGATAATGGAGAACAGGCATTGGAGATAGCAGATAACCTGATTCGTTCCGGTGCTATAGATATTATCGTCATTGATTCTGTGGCAGCGTTGACACCTAAGAGTGAGATTGAAGGGGAGATGGGTGAAAGCAAGATGGGACTTCAGGCACGTCTGATGTCACAGGCTTTGCGTAAACTAACGGGTAGCATTAGCCGAACCGGTTGCTGCTGCGTTTTCATCAATCAATTGCGTGAGAAAATCGGTGTGATGTTCGGTAATCCGGAAACGACTACCGGTGGTAATGCGCTGAAATTTTATGCCTCTATACGCCTTGATATCCGCCGTATCGGACAAATCAAAGACGGAGAGCATGTAGTAGGAAACCGTACCAAGGTGAAAGTGGTGAAGAATAAAGTAGCACCTCCATTCCGTACTGCTGAGTTTGATATCATGTATGGAGAAGGCATCTCCAAGCTGGGCGAAATTGTGGATCTGGGTGTAGAGAATAATGTGATCAAGAAAGCAGGATCATGGTTCAGCTATGGAGATACTAAAATCGGTCAGGGACGCGATGCCGTTAAACAGATGTTGTCAGACAATCCTGAACTCTGCGACGAGATCGAAGCAAAAATCAGAGCGGCGATAGCGGAGAAGGCAAAAAATTAA
- a CDS encoding T9SS type A sorting domain-containing protein yields MKISTLLKQFIIIAFLLFIHSKLPAQCTWRSIFSDGFENTNVIPGLQPGKTVHTTPQTFAAHTGTRSMYRNFVNCNGGAGACAGDKVYERIFSVCPGVSLRFNSWYTTTFSGIQCDVKLVISDANGLVLDSIQNLVAPYAPVWTNYITNTFTSTTNTIVFSMYTNVDGGNGNDLSVDDFKLEHCVNLNSLTGYNVCSNIDSVDLYDVLPNAPVNSGTWQGPSLLSGGYLGTFITGANTGGTYIYTSSPYGVDSTCPQRIDSIVAVPFPAPVVNLINDTVICTTQTIVITAGTSASNTYSWSTGATTSSITASTTSSVNTSTTYTVTVTNQGGCTETDSVTIDFIVCSGMEENESAAHLSLFPNPATDQVQIHWNGSFRKDTRFILVDARGRKVLEEILNTEFQIIRFNGLQNGIYHYSLQEGVIQKDTGKLYIGATPGK; encoded by the coding sequence ATGAAAATATCAACATTGTTAAAACAGTTTATAATTATAGCGTTTCTACTTTTTATACATAGTAAATTGCCTGCACAGTGTACCTGGAGAAGTATTTTTAGTGATGGTTTCGAGAATACAAATGTCATTCCCGGACTACAACCAGGGAAAACAGTACATACTACACCGCAAACGTTTGCTGCCCATACGGGAACACGATCGATGTATAGGAATTTCGTAAATTGTAATGGCGGAGCAGGAGCTTGTGCCGGAGACAAAGTATATGAAAGGATATTTTCAGTGTGCCCGGGTGTGTCGCTTCGGTTTAACAGTTGGTATACTACTACTTTTTCGGGGATTCAATGCGATGTAAAGTTGGTCATCAGCGATGCAAATGGTCTGGTACTGGATTCCATCCAAAATCTGGTAGCTCCCTACGCTCCTGTCTGGACAAACTACATTACCAATACCTTTACTTCAACCACCAATACCATCGTATTCAGTATGTACACCAATGTGGATGGAGGTAATGGCAACGATTTATCCGTTGATGATTTCAAGCTGGAACATTGCGTGAACCTGAACTCACTGACCGGCTATAATGTTTGTTCAAATATAGATTCAGTAGATCTCTACGATGTTCTCCCCAATGCTCCTGTCAATAGTGGCACATGGCAGGGCCCTTCTCTGCTCAGTGGTGGTTATCTGGGAACATTTATTACCGGAGCCAATACCGGTGGAACGTATATCTATACCAGCAGTCCATATGGAGTTGATTCTACATGTCCGCAAAGAATTGATTCCATTGTTGCCGTACCATTTCCCGCGCCGGTTGTTAATCTGATCAACGACACTGTTATTTGCACAACTCAGACCATTGTAATCACGGCAGGCACCAGCGCTTCAAACACCTATAGCTGGAGTACCGGTGCTACTACGTCGAGTATTACTGCTTCCACCACAAGTTCTGTCAATACTTCAACGACGTATACAGTTACTGTTACTAATCAGGGAGGGTGTACTGAAACGGATTCTGTAACTATTGATTTCATTGTTTGCAGTGGAATGGAAGAAAATGAGTCTGCTGCTCATCTAAGTTTATTTCCAAATCCTGCTACTGATCAGGTACAGATTCATTGGAATGGATCATTCAGAAAAGACACACGGTTTATCCTCGTGGATGCAAGAGGAAGAAAGGTGCTTGAAGAAATTTTAAATACCGAATTTCAAATTATCAGGTTCAACGGCCTTCAAAACGGTATCTATCATTATTCACTGCAGGAAGGTGTTATTCAAAAAGATACCGGCAAACTCTACATCGGTGCAACACCAGGGAAATAA
- a CDS encoding tetratricopeptide repeat protein, with the protein MKSINDFRNCVSTPLLLLLFSMTILQVSISSCSRKSEKDEQELAGKDTTPLGKQIAALSVKIATDPQNASLFHERAKLHLQSTDVANAMLDMEKVISLDTTKADYFLTLADVHLAASKPGKSKAALEKCISLDPSNKLAYEKLAELYFIAQQYKESIQYLDGVLKLDITNPKAYFMKGMCYRDMGDTTRAVSSFQTCIEQKSDYYDAYLQLAMIFHAKNNKLAVQYYDGALRVNAKSVDAFYGRGLWYQENERNYDKAIQDYTSAVQLNPKAARAHYALGYIHYQYLKVYDQAIKHYNDAISVDPTWPEAWFNRGLSYEAQGNIAAAAADYKKALDLNPDYKNAAQALGRLNKPMK; encoded by the coding sequence ATGAAGAGCATTAATGATTTTAGAAATTGCGTGAGCACCCCTCTGTTATTGCTGCTTTTTTCTATGACGATCCTGCAGGTATCAATTTCTTCCTGCTCAAGAAAGTCGGAAAAAGACGAGCAAGAATTGGCTGGCAAGGATACCACACCACTCGGTAAACAGATAGCTGCTCTCTCAGTTAAAATTGCCACCGACCCTCAAAATGCAAGCCTTTTCCATGAGCGGGCGAAGTTACATTTACAAAGTACAGATGTTGCCAATGCCATGCTGGATATGGAGAAGGTGATTTCCTTAGATACTACGAAAGCAGATTATTTTCTGACTCTCGCCGATGTCCATCTGGCCGCATCAAAGCCCGGTAAATCAAAAGCAGCATTGGAGAAATGCATCTCGCTTGATCCTTCCAACAAACTGGCCTATGAAAAACTAGCGGAGTTGTACTTTATCGCTCAACAATACAAAGAGTCGATACAGTATCTCGATGGCGTGTTGAAATTAGACATCACCAATCCCAAAGCGTATTTCATGAAAGGAATGTGTTACCGCGATATGGGTGATACCACGCGAGCAGTGTCCAGCTTCCAGACCTGTATTGAACAGAAGAGCGATTATTACGATGCCTATCTTCAACTGGCAATGATCTTTCATGCGAAGAACAATAAGCTCGCCGTGCAGTATTATGACGGAGCTTTACGCGTCAATGCCAAAAGTGTAGATGCATTTTATGGTCGTGGCTTATGGTATCAGGAAAACGAGCGGAATTATGATAAAGCCATTCAGGATTATACCAGCGCGGTGCAATTGAATCCCAAAGCCGCACGTGCACATTATGCCTTAGGATATATTCACTACCAATATCTGAAAGTGTATGACCAGGCCATCAAACATTATAATGATGCCATTTCCGTTGATCCCACCTGGCCGGAAGCCTGGTTCAACCGCGGACTCTCCTACGAAGCCCAGGGAAACATCGCCGCCGCCGCTGCGGATTATAAAAAAGCATTGGATTTAAATCCGGATTATAAAAATGCAGCGCAGGCATTGGGTCGGTTGAATAAACCAATGAAGTAA
- a CDS encoding FMN-binding negative transcriptional regulator, protein MYNFSYFKEKDKQILLKFMEEYPLAFLTGSFLTGTQVATQIPVLTEVRDGDLYIKGHIMRNTDHHKAFMENPNALVVFTGPNCYVSASWYSNPQSGSTWNYMSVHISGKVRFMSDEELVQLMRTFTLKFEKGNTQSQTIFDNLPDEYKSKMMPAITGFEIRAEKTDNVFKLSQNRDEQSYLNIISQLEEIGGSSALVAMEMKKRKVELFPPGTEWDGSKFDS, encoded by the coding sequence ATGTATAATTTTTCCTATTTCAAAGAAAAGGACAAGCAAATCCTGCTGAAGTTCATGGAAGAATATCCGTTGGCATTCCTCACGGGAAGTTTCCTGACCGGCACACAAGTAGCGACCCAGATTCCGGTATTAACGGAAGTACGGGATGGTGATTTATACATCAAAGGACATATCATGCGCAATACCGACCACCACAAGGCATTTATGGAAAACCCGAATGCATTGGTGGTGTTTACCGGTCCGAACTGCTATGTGAGTGCTTCCTGGTACAGCAATCCTCAAAGCGGCTCCACCTGGAATTACATGAGTGTACATATCAGTGGAAAAGTGCGGTTTATGTCCGATGAAGAGCTGGTTCAACTCATGCGTACCTTCACCTTAAAATTTGAAAAAGGGAACACGCAATCCCAAACTATTTTCGACAATCTGCCGGATGAATATAAAAGCAAAATGATGCCGGCTATTACCGGCTTCGAGATTCGTGCAGAGAAAACTGACAATGTTTTTAAATTAAGTCAAAACAGGGATGAGCAGAGTTATCTGAATATTATTTCACAATTGGAAGAAATCGGAGGAAGCAGTGCTTTAGTGGCTATGGAAATGAAGAAAAGAAAAGTAGAACTATTCCCACCCGGTACTGAATGGGATGGTTCAAAATTTGATTCGTGA
- the rplT gene encoding 50S ribosomal protein L20, giving the protein MPRSVNHVASKAKRKKILKLAKGNFGSRKNVWTVAKNTVEKGLQYAYRDRKTKKRNFRALWIQRINAAARLHGMSYSQFMGKIHAGNVDINRKVLADLAMNNPAAFEAILNSVK; this is encoded by the coding sequence ATGCCACGTTCAGTCAATCATGTAGCATCAAAGGCCAAGAGGAAAAAAATCCTCAAACTCGCCAAGGGTAATTTCGGTTCCCGTAAAAATGTATGGACAGTTGCCAAAAACACTGTCGAAAAAGGACTTCAGTACGCTTACCGCGACCGCAAGACCAAGAAACGCAACTTCCGCGCATTGTGGATTCAACGTATCAATGCTGCAGCGCGTCTCCATGGAATGTCTTACTCTCAGTTCATGGGTAAAATTCATGCCGGCAATGTCGACATCAACCGCAAAGTACTTGCCGACCTCGCGATGAATAACCCTGCTGCCTTCGAAGCAATACTGAATTCAGTAAAGTAA
- the rpmI gene encoding 50S ribosomal protein L35 yields the protein MPKMKSNSSAKKRFKLTGTGKIKRKHAFKRHILTKKTTKAKRALTATGLVHETDEYRVKRMLGVA from the coding sequence ATGCCGAAAATGAAATCTAACTCCAGTGCCAAAAAGCGATTCAAGCTCACCGGCACCGGAAAAATCAAGCGCAAGCATGCCTTCAAGCGTCACATCCTGACCAAGAAGACAACCAAAGCCAAGCGCGCATTAACTGCCACCGGACTCGTTCACGAAACTGACGAGTACAGGGTAAAGAGAATGTTGGGCGTTGCCTGA
- a CDS encoding translation initiation factor IF-3 — translation MKKEAEHRINDKIKATHVRLVGDGGEPKVLSLQEALKMAEDAGLDLVEIAAQADPPVCKIVDYQKFLYERKKKEKETKAKASKQILKEIRFGPNTDEHDFNFKVKHAMKFLEEGAKVKAYVHFRGRAIAYKARGEIILLKFAQALEEFGKVEMLPKLEGNRMFLHLAPLPNKKPKPAKPADEKDAEKPLIEKIEGEPETNNEA, via the coding sequence ATTAAAAAAGAGGCGGAACACCGCATCAATGACAAGATCAAGGCTACACATGTTCGTCTGGTAGGCGATGGTGGAGAGCCCAAAGTACTTTCATTACAGGAAGCACTGAAGATGGCAGAAGATGCCGGTCTCGACTTAGTTGAGATTGCGGCGCAGGCGGATCCACCCGTTTGTAAAATCGTCGACTATCAGAAGTTCCTCTATGAGCGGAAGAAAAAGGAAAAGGAAACGAAGGCCAAGGCTTCGAAGCAGATTTTAAAAGAGATCCGTTTCGGGCCCAATACCGATGAGCATGATTTCAACTTCAAGGTGAAGCATGCCATGAAATTCCTCGAAGAGGGTGCGAAGGTGAAAGCCTATGTACATTTCAGAGGAAGGGCCATTGCCTACAAAGCGCGCGGAGAGATCATCCTCCTTAAGTTTGCCCAGGCATTGGAAGAGTTCGGTAAAGTGGAGATGTTACCAAAATTAGAGGGGAACCGGATGTTTCTGCATCTGGCACCGCTGCCAAACAAAAAACCAAAACCGGCTAAACCTGCTGATGAGAAGGATGCAGAAAAACCCCTGATTGAAAAAATCGAGGGCGAGCCGGAAACTAATAACGAAGCATAA